Proteins encoded by one window of Primulina huaijiensis isolate GDHJ02 chromosome 1, ASM1229523v2, whole genome shotgun sequence:
- the LOC140977657 gene encoding elongin-A isoform X1 has translation MMHKVPSLVDLCIQVAVDNVRYLGDVGDTDFHLLERILPHCTLDQLMHIENSTKGRDLSPATDELWKKFYMRLFGIESVNIVVEKMRQKRVIFKWKKLYEAKLKDIEEATQKSLDRIKKRYQEEDARKQSRQVQLCTKVPPSSRKRIFEGGSSICNAKSGLMKKAKLEFLNSREVKNLAAMKNKAVHRNYSVPSTKKPSLGSGLAAASSSKLAKPNQKRF, from the exons ATGATGCATAAAGTACCTTCTTTAGTTGATTTATGCATTCAGGTGGCAGTAGATAATGTTAGATATCTGGGAGATGTTGGAGATACAGACTTTCATCTCTTAGAGCGCATTCTACCCCACTGTACACTTGACCAATTGATGCATATTGAGAACAGTACaaaa GGGAGAGATCTAAGCCCTGCAACTGATGAGCTGTGGAAAAAGTTTTACATGCGACTATTTGGTATCGAAAGTGTCAATATCGTGGTGGAAAAGATGAGACAGAAACGAGTAATCTTTAAATGGAAGAAATTGTACGAG GCAAAGTTAAAAGACATAGAAGAGGCGACACAAAAGTCTCTTGACCGAATAAAGAAAAGATATCAAGAAGAGGATGCTA GGAAGCAAAGTCGACAAGTGCAGCTGTGCACAAAGGTTCCACCTTCTAGCAGAAAAAGAATCTTCGAAG GTGGAAGCAGCATTTGCAATGCTAAGAGTGGTTTGATGAAGAAAGCAAAGCTAGAATTCCTCAACAG TCGAGAGGTTAAGAACTTAGCAGCAATGAAGAATAAGGCGGTGCACAGGAACTACAG TGTTCCGTCCACGAAGAAACCAAGTTTGGGTTCTGGTTTAGCTGCTGCTTCTTCATCCAAATTGGCAAAGCCAAATCAAAAAAGATTTTAG
- the LOC140977650 gene encoding citrate synthase, glyoxysomal-like: MGSVDHSTVARGRLAVLSAHLSAPNYKSGTVSTAILESSTCSAAVEPPMDLRGSLTIIDQRTGKRYQVQVSEEGTLKATDLKKITTGKNDKGLKLYDPGYLNTAPVRSSICYIDGDEGVLRYRGYPIEELAEGSSFLEVAYLLMYGNLPSESQLADWEFTVSQHSAVPQGILDIIQSMPHDAHPMGVLVSAMSALSVFHPDANPALRGQDLYKSKQVRDKQIVRILGKAPTIAAAAYLRMAGRPPVLPSGNLSYSENFLYMLDSLGNRTYKPNPRLARALDILFVLHAEHEMNCSTAAARHLASSGVDVYTALAGAVGALYGPLHGGANEAVLKMLGEIGSIDNIPEFIEGVKNRKRKMSGFGHRVYKNYDPRAKVIKKLAEEVFSIVGRDPLIEVAMALEKAALSDEYFVKRKLYPNVDFYSGLIYRAMGFPTEFFPVLFAIPRMAGYLSHWRESLDDPNTKIMRPAQVYTGIWLRHYMPLKERMSSTETDKLGQVSVSNATKRRLAGSGA, translated from the exons ATGGGAAGTGTCGATCATTCTACGGTTGCTCGAGGCCGCTTAGCAGTTCTATCAGCTCATCTCTCAGCTCCAAACTATAAATCCGGCACCGTTTCCACCGCAATCCTGGAATCTTCCACCTGCTCCGCCGCCGTGGAGCCTCCTATGGATCTTAGGGGATCACTGACAATTATCGATCAGCGTACCGGTAAAAGGTACCAGGTTCAGGTATCTGAAGAGGGCACTCTCAAAGCCACCGACTTGAAAAAG ATAACGACGGGCAAGAATGATAAGGGGCTCAAGCTTTATGATCCTGGATATCTTAACACGGCTCCGGTTCGATCGTCAATTTGCTACATTGATGGTGATGAAGGGGTTCTTAGATACAGGGGTTATCCTATTGAGGAATTGGCCGAGGGGAGTTCCTTTCTGGAAGTGGCTTATCTTCTGA TGTATGGTAATTTACCATCTGAAAGTCAGTTGGCTGATTGGGAGTTTACCGTTTCACAGCATTCAGCTGTTCCACAAGGGATATTG GATATTATACAGTCGATGCCCCATGATGCACACCCAATGGGTGTCCTTGTCAGTGCAATGAGTGCTCTTTCTGTCTTTCATCCAGATGCTAATCCAGCTTTAAGA GGGCAAGACCTATACAAGTCTAAACAAGTGAGAGACAAACAAATAGTGCGCATACTTGGGAAG GCACCAACTATAGCTGCTGCCGCTTATTTGAGGATGGCCGGTAGGCCACCGGTTCTACCGTCTGGCAACCTCTCATACTCAGAGAATTTCTTATATATGCTTGATTCATT GGGTAACAGAACTTATAAACCAAATCCTCGACTTGCTCGTGCTCTCGATATTCTTTTTGTACTGCACGCAGAACATGAAATGAATTGCTCCACTGCTGCTGCTAGGCACTTAGCTTCAAG TGGTGTTGATGTGTATACAGCCCTTGCTGGAGCAGTTGGAGCCTTGTATGGTCCCCTTCATGGTGGAGCTAACGAG GCTGTGCTCAAGATGCTTGGCGAGATTGGAAGCATTGACAACATACCAGAGTTCATTGAAGGTGTAAAAAATAG GAAGCGTAAGATGTCTGGTTTCGGGCACCGTGTTTACAAAAACTACGATCCCCGAGCAAAGGTTATTAAGAAACTTGCGGAAGAAGTATTTTCAATTGTTGGTAGGGATCCTCTAATAGAG GTGGCCATGGCTTTGGAGAAAGCTGCCCTATCAGACGAATATTTTGTGAAGCGGAAGTTGTATCCCAATGTTGACTTTTATTCTGGGTTAATTTATAG GGCAATGGGTTTTCCCACAGAGTTCTTTCCTGTTTTGTTTGCAATTCCTCGAATGGCCGGTTATTTATCCCACTGGAGAGAATCCCTGGATGATCCCAACACAAAGATAATGAGACCGGCACAG GTGTACACTGGCATATGGCTACGGCACTACATGCCACTAAAAGAACGGATGTCGTCTACAGAAACTGATAAACTTGGTCAAGTGTCTGTCTCAAATGCGACAAAGAGGCGATTGGCTGGATCTGGAGCCTAG